The DNA window caaatggccaatttttccccgtttttgcccgccaacgctcatccgaagtagcccaattgggcgggcacccgcccaacctggcaacactgcctacttCACCTCTCATTTGTAGCTGTTTATGTTGGTATTTGTTAGCCACTTTGGACATAGCCATCTATTGCAGTGTGCCATCTATACGTCTAATTCAATGTAGTAACCCACTTATTCCAGGAAAGTCAGGAGGCCTTTGTTCATGTTTCCCTTCGAACAACTCTCTTGGACCTTTCCTATTAGCACTGTTGCTTTAGTCTCTTggtctcttagtgcagatggggacGCCGATGGGCCTATTCAATATTTGCTGAagatactcaactgcatcataacaacattgctatgacagtaccgagagcatCAGATTAGTAACAGTAACAGATTAATACGGGGGGTCCCCTTAACAGTTATACTTATGGCCTCCGAAACATTAGCAGTGACCCTGCTTGAACTTGGCCAATGTTTTTTGCTTAAGGTGAGGGCGGGTgagggtttgggggggggtttggggaggAACTTGGAGCACATCATAATGTGAGttggtctgtgggaaacactgtgtttgtttgcttgattAACCTACCCCTGTAAGTTTGAGGGAGGgggtgttgtttgtgttttgttttttgttctgtttttttgtgtgtgtttattttagttCCAACCAAGTTCCCCTCTGCACCTGCCTCCTTTGTTTTGCCCTGCTTCTGGTTGTGCCTTTATGTTTTTCCGACCTCCGTTCCCCCACATCCTGACAGGAGGAACCCTCCATTTTGTTTCGGGGGACAAAGTGGCCAGTTGCACTTTAGCAGGTCTAATCTTAGGCAGTGATTTATGCTAAGAGCTAAGAGCTAAAGTGCAACTGCCAGATCCGGGGACTGGATGAATAAAATTCGGCTGTTTGAGTCACTCTAAGGGAAGGGGGGAAAATGGTcgtattgtgaatgtgtttgtgtccaATTGTCGGTCAAGTATGTTGACACCCTAGGAATTTGGTTCTGGCTATTGACATGAACAAAACGcgagcacacaagcacgcgcgcacgcacacaaacacacacacacacaaacactcacacacgcacatttgtCAAAGTACGCACAAACtgcatgtcggtgtgtgtgtgtgcgtgtgtgtgtgtgtgtatgtgtgtgtgtgttcactgcatTTTGTGCTGCACAAGCCTACATTAAAACAGACATTTACAGTCCGCACAACACAATGtacacattatgtacagacaGGAATGACATTTGCAAAGGAAATGAGAGCATGTGGGCAAAGTGGTTTCTATTGAGATGGCAAGCAGGAGTTTAACAAAAACAAAGCGAGGCAGAATTAGGAGATCTGAGCCAAAACTGACACCAACATCAACAAAGTGTTTCTGTCAGTCAGGCAGCTCAGCTGGCCCTCCTTGTGGCATGTGTAGGTGTTGGTACAttgcaacgcagtctcaccccaagtagtcaatttctgactaccttggaccagactgcaatttttgatgtcttgggtattcctttcacgtcacattttgactatgtggcctaaccctaaacctattcctaaacctaacctcaatgacgttatgctgccacaagggggcgcctttaaggacatagtcaaaatgtgacgtgaaaggaatacccaagacgtcaaaaattgcagtctggtcaaaggtactcagatattgactacttggggtgagactatgTAGCACATTGATATAATGGCTTCCCTTTCAGCATCATCCTTCACAGATCCTGTATAGATCAGTTTTATTTCTCAAGCACTTTTCATGCAGTTTACTGTTACACTTTTCATAGAATTTTCAAAAGGATTTAACAAAAAATGTGATGTTTATTTGAAAGGGACAGTGCGTAACATACAGTACAACTAGATTATAGCCAcaaaggctaattttcatctgttaTTGTCATATAAAATGCACCTATTGATAGTTTTAAGACCAGACTCAAGCTTTTCTCAGATGCCCTCTCTTAAAAATCCAGATTATTGACTCTTAATTTTGATATGTATTATATATACTCTATTTTGTTCTCCTTATTTTTTGCTTTTATCTTTCAGGCTGCTCCTTTTTACATTCTATGTTCACCTGCCATgccttttacttttatttttattgtattttaccttacttttttgtaaagcacattgaattgcatttgtgtatgaaatgccctatacaaataaaattgccttgccttgacaTAGGTAATGGTTTCTCTTTCAGCATGGTCCTCCACAGATCCTTCATAAATCGGTTTAATTGCTCGAGCAATTTTCATGCAATTTTCAGTTACACTTTTCATAGATATTTCTCAATGCTTAATGAGGCAAAAGGCAaaattgtgttaaaaaaaaagtttgtctaTGAGCGTTTTGTTTGAGGTGTTCTTTGGATGGGGGCATTTCAGGTATTAGACAGACTCCAAGGCACTCTATTTACAAGAagttaaaaatgccttttttatCGACTTACCTTTCATTATTCTCTAGCCCCTGTATAAATGTATGCTTGTATGCTTAACGAGACAGAAAATATGACGAGAAAACAAATTGCTTTTCTGAGGATCAACTCCTACAGACCACATGGAGATAAAGAGAACAAGAATCCAATAATAAGTGACTCCACATCAGGCGTGGGGGCATTCTCTCAGCTATTCCAGACAGTTTACATGATTTGCCACAAGTAAATTACTGCACAGGATGTTACTgagacactctgtgtgtgtgtgtgtgtgtgtgtgtgtgtatgtgtgcgtgtgcgtgtctgtgtgtgtgtgtgcgtgtgcgtgtgtgtgtgtgtgtgtgtgtgtgtgtgtgtgtgcgtgcgtgcgtgcgtgcgtgcgtgcgtgtgtgtatgcgtgtgcgtgtgtgttgaaatTTACCAGAACCCCGGAAGATCTCTTGAGGCCCAGCTCTGGTTCTCTTAAAAAGCTGAGAATCAACAGAATTACATCATAACAAgcaacaagtctctctctctctctctctctctctctctctctctctctctctctctctctccctctccctctctctctctctctctctctctctctctctctctctctctctctctctctctctccctctccctctctctgtcttttaatCTATTTCCATCCCAGAGTTTCATCACTTGTTACCCGGTCACTCATTCTCTCCAGGGCGTCATAGAGGAATGCAGATGCTGCCAGAGGgaaggggtagtgtgtgtgtgtgtgtgtgtgtgtgtgtgtgtgtgtgtgtgtgtgtgtgtgtgtgtgtgtgtgtgtgtgtgtgtgtgtgtgtgtgtgtgtgtgtgtgtagggggttggggtggtggggtgtcCCCCTCTGtgtccccctccaccccccctcttgTGTCTCAATACTAAACCAGcagcctgtggacacacacacacacgcacacacacacacacacacacacacacacacacacacacacacacgtacgcacacacacacacacacacacacacacacacacacacacacacacacacacacgtacgcacacgcacacacacacacacacacacacacacacacacacacacacacacacacacacgcatgcacatgcacacacacacacacacacacacacacgcacgcacacacacatgcacacacacacgcacacacacacacacacttcacttcccTTTTCCCTTCCCTTTTGGACTAAATGTCAGAAACAGACTGTAGACTGTAGCCCTATTAtgttttacaaaaaaagagaaaagcccTTTTTTGCCTTTACAAGGGGTTCAcgtacccccaccaccaccaccaccaccaccaccgccatcctGCTTGGCCAGCAATGCTCTCATAAGTGCTCTGTTGTCTGcgttggaggagagacagaacagttgggggggggggggtgcactgacggaggagaggatggagggatgagggggggcgtgtgtgtgtgtgaggagggtgaGAGAAAACATAGAAATTCATTTGTATCGGAGGCCTGGGTCACTCGCCTGAGAATGAAGGGCCTGAGTGTTTGCAGTGTGGTGGAGATAGCGGAGCGCACAAAAGCACTAGTGTTTGTTCTTCCCgaggagtcagagagaaagagaaaaaagactactaagcagagagcgagagagatggagagagagagagagagagagagaacagaaagagaaaaaggagggGTCATCCGTTGTTGGTCGGGACAAGGCTACTCATGAGTATTAGGCTTCTGCTCTTACACGTGGAAAGTCTATAAACTTCTGGAAACGTGAAACTTCAGTGATGGCGTGTGATTGTGGATACACACAACTGTTCTATGGATGAAGTGAAGGATTACAGAAAGGTAGGTGATTTGTTTCAGTTGACTTCTCACTGCAGAGGTGAATTGAGTTCATGAAGAAATTAGttgaagatttttttgttttgttcatttttcaagTGCCCTTGAGTGGGATTAAAAGAGGTAATTTTAACAGTCAGCCATTGAATTGGAAAACCTTGGTCTCGTCTCTGGATTTGTTTCTGACAAACACATTAAAAGGCACTTTACAGAGCATATaacagaaagagaaaacaaaaaacataaacgTAGGCTACATAGATAGAgatcaaagaaaagaacacaagTATTTagattttacatttattttataaGTTTTAATTCTCAACTTTTTAAATGTCAAATCTGCCATATTTTTGTCTTCGATCATCCTTTTGCTAtagtttatctttttttttttctttaccacGAAATGGAGAAATAAAGCAGCAAATCAAAACTCCCCCTCGTTAAACCATCTTTCCCTCTCAAATAACAGGGAATATTCTTATTATCAAGgctctaaatttacttttttcatcaccagccaaaatggctagtagatgtcaatcttactagacaaacacatactcactaataggtcaaagcggttagtaagttggtcttaactaccagccaaactgaaatttctccagcatttggctggtgttaatttagagccctagttATTACTAAAAAcaggagagggctggagggctgcggcgttcaagtggtaaaactggtggtggtttgaaggtgctctttggccaagacgtagaaaatatcaaaaaaaggcaggacttCTGATGAAGGCCTTGTagcgggccgaaacatgttggcagtggcagtatttttaattatttaagtcaaacatgaactagcatcTATAATatagcggttttatctaagaagagtgccttggcgtcctgcctttttcccccttgttattattatttgtgtgttgtgttgtgttgtgttgtgttgtgttgtgttgtgttgtgttgtgttgtgttgtgttgtgttgtttaccCTGGGACATATTTGTGACGTGAGAGATACACATGGTTCCACTTAGTCAGGAGTGGGTGGGCGTGATTCTCCCCTCCAAAGGACACATGCCACCCCCATAGGAGGGGGCGGGCGTCATTCTCGTCTCCATAGGACACATGCCACCCCCATGTCAACAGCATACAGTCCCCACATGACCAATTACAAACCCCTTAGTAgcactatgtcataaacatgtcTGTCCTTTAACAGGTGGTGCATTGAAAGGCCAATGCCTTTTTTTTTAGATGCTCAGTGTCATAAACATGTCCCTTTTAGTTCTGTGTGTCACAAATCTGATCAGCTAATGAGTTTGTGTTTTCCGTTGTCTGGGGAATTCAATACACTTCAAAAAacgaaagaaaacaaaacaaaaaagtccaGCAACAACATAAAACAAACAATCCACTAGTGCTGAAGAGGTACTCTGCGGTACTTAAAAGCTTTTTACTCATCGTCAATAAGTGCCTTGATGTTTGTGTGTAACTCAACACCCAGAGCAGTAAGGTTCCCAAATGGGCTGTTTACTGTctactggggcctatactaagttCTGGAGTTTACTGGAGttactggttcaggagtaaaacaggttaagttaagaggtaaatcgtgTAATAGAAGAGACTTCAGTCCTCATTTTCTAAAGAACTCCAGGACtccaaggctcttctattagatgcttTACCTCCTTAGTACACCCTTCTTAGAACACCCCTCTACTGTGTGCGAAAAGGTTTTCCCAAACACAGTTTTGTCACTGCGCTGTCATGGAGTTTTTTAcagtaaaggtgtactgtgtaggatggtggccaaagcaGGAATtacaactttgctgctcattgaaactatgctgacAATTTCCAATTTGGATCTTATCAAGTATAGgcctatttactaaataataaacaaaacattaTTAGTATGACCACCAAAGTACACTAAGTATGTTGtccaaaaatgtctatttctagaaattcaaaatgcagGACAATGGAGAAAatctccccttttcatgtatgaagaatgcaattttctcagtcataatgaatacttcgaattttatggtggtagtaactattcatgaaaaggtaacatttgggaatgtgcaacatgaattctggaaataaaccactcaaaaatattacacagtgcacctttaagtgaaaTAAATAGACGACCAAAGGGATGTTCAAGACCCTTTCACGGTGATTCCCTTCTCATCAGTCGCTCAGTGGAATCCATCACGACGTTTCACTCGCGAGGCCCGGAGATGGGGCACGAGTCATAAGTAGCCATTTGGGTTTTACTTTCAATATTTTcgatgtgcatgtgtacagtgtgtgtgtgtgtgtgtgtgtgtgtgtgtgtgtgtatgtgtatgtgtgtgtgtgtttgtgtgtgtggtttccactttgttgtttgtgatgtgtctgagagagagcatgggggggagagagagagagagagggagagagagagaaaattctattttcaTCCAGAcctgatctgtgtgtgtctgtgaattttgtgtatgtgtgtttgtgtgcgtgatcacatctgtgtttttctgtgtgtgtgtgtgtgagtgtgtgtgagtgcgcttgcgtgcgtgcgtgtgtgtgtgtgtgtgtgtgtgtgtgtgtgtgtgtgtgtgtgtgtgtgtgtgtgtgtgtgtgtgtgtgtgtgagtgtgagtgcacctgcatgcgtgtgtgtgtgtgtgtgtgtgtgagtctgcgcatctgcaagtctgtgtgtgtgtgtttgagtgtgtacatATGTGGCCTCTGTTTCCACACAGCTCTCCGCTGCTGCCTGGCTCTGACCTCTGGGGCTGCCAGTTGTATTTGAGTTGCGTTGCGAATGAAAGAAAGGAAGTTTCTAAATTTCGCTCTTtatgacgagacgagacgagacgagacgagcacTCGACAGCTCCACGAGACCTCATCATTAGCTCACAGCTCACTGCCCACTAATTGGAATGTCACTCCCTAAGCCGCGATGATGTAAACAtgttcagacagagagacacacacacacacatcacaaacacatcggaaacacacacacacacacacacacacaaatcacaaacacacatcggaaacacacacacacactctctctctcacacacatgcacgcacacacacacacacaaacacacacacacacacacacacacacacacacacacacacacacacacacacacacacacacacacacacaaatcacaaacacacacaaatcacaaacacacatgtctgaaacacgcacgcacgcacacacacacatcacacatcggaaatacacacacacacacacacacacacacacacacacacacacacacacacacacacacacacacacacacacacacacacacacacacacacacacacagaaatcagaaacacacactccaACTCTCACTCACATGGCTTCTCGCTCCAACTAAATTGAATTTCAAAAAGGAAATTGGCCATCGGTAATTGTTTTTCAGCATCCTCGTGGCGCAATACAATAGTGATAGCAGCCAATCTCCATCAGTGTATAAATTGGTCATAACGTTAAGCGAAACAGACAGCTGGGAAGACGGAGTGCAATAGAAACGTAGATTAAACATCTAAAACATAAAAAAGTATTCCCTGTCATGAATGCAATTAGATAGTGTATGTCTATTAAATAAAGTGCATACATGTTTAATGGTTAATGTCCCTGTTTAAGTGTTATTGAAATGTGCTGTTAAGTACTTAATTGCACATTATCATTTCAAGTGTTCAGTCAATCATTCTATTAGGCTATggatattcatttattttttatgataTTGTACCCACTGAGAACAGATAATGGTATACACTTGGAATTTAAAGTTGTCAACACATATCATTTTGAACATCATGTCTGGAATGATATTTGacactaattgtgtgtgtgtgtgtgtgcgtgtgcaagtgtgtgtgtgtgtgtgtgtgtgcgtgcgtgcgtgcgtgtgtgtgcgtgcgtgcatgcgtgcgtgcgtgcgtgcgtgtgcacgtgtgtgtgtgtgtgtgttcagaatgaGAGGCCACAGAAACCGGTCCATGGTATCATGCCCCAGAGGTTCTCGGGTCCCGACTCCTTAttccaacaccaccaacaacaacaacaacaacaacaacatgaaggTCCTAAACACCTCCTTCAACCACTGGAGCTGAACAGCCCTCTCTGCAAAACAAACCGCCAGCAACAGCACGGCAACACCAGGAGGATAACAAATTAAAGAATCGGGGGATTGAAATCGATAGAGTGGAGGAGGCATGGAGTGCACACTAGTCcccggcctgctgctgctgctgctgctgctggtggcgtCTTTACTGCCGGGctacaggctggcagacagatcCTCCCCAGCTAGTGTGTACGTCCCGCAGCAGGTGGCCACGGCTGCCTCGGCGCCCCACCCGCGAGTCAAGCGCGGCTGGATCTGGAACGAACtgtttgtggaggaggaggatcccATCCTCAGAGTCATCGGGACGGTAAGGCCCTAAAATCAGACACCAGCGGTAAGGCCCTGAACAGGGGTCCTCAACTAGAGACGGAACACCTTCAGCGTTtcaactagtcaggtcaggagcaaatgcaagtactttctgaattcccgaaaatacgggaaaaaTACTCTGTCGGGAAGCGAACAACCAaggaaaccaagggaggcaggtcaaccgtgccgtttgggaaattgttgtgctcttggtcagaccaaggcccaatctcaattcaccccttggccctaccccttacccttacccctccccctccgttttgtgtaggggtaggggtatcccaatactcgttaaggcagaggggtaggggtaagggggaggcctttgtagccctcaaaaaggaggggttcggacaggcagactccATTTGGAGGGGTAGGGGTGAGGGGTAAGGGTTAGGGGTGGGGGTAGAAAATACTAATGGGATTGGGCccaagtctccaagagatttgaccatcaatgataatcaggctactaaaaTCAGACAGCAGCCCCACACCACCCAGTGCTGGATTGGGACCAAAATATGGCCTgggcatcaggcttgtacgacattccgaattgaatgaatttgaattcaaagtaatgccataatatgaacactaggtagtggtgttctatcactctcaatgggtggtgtagcttaaagtcaaagaaattcaaggtaatgacaccacctagtgttcgtattatggcattactttgaattcaaattcattcaattcggaatttcgtacaagcctgctgggcACGTTTGGCGTAGACCAGCCCCCCACACAGCCCATGTTTTTTCTATGATTAATCATTGATTATATGATTGACTCAGACCATTGTCTATATCCCAAAGCAATAAATGGACTAGCCGATCTAAATGGTGGGTCGGTCTCAAAAGGCAAAGAACAACAccaccaaaataaaacaaaacagcatcagcccctgacaGCGGTcggtccaccaggaaaatgccctgcatgccaaatcaccagtccagccctgaccccACAATTCTAGTACGTTCCCAAAATGAGAATAGAATGAAATTGAATAGAATCAAATAGAATGCAATAAAATACATCCCATGGTATGACCCCATCATCTTCCAGAAATTACTGTATATGCTGAAGAGCATCTAGGCCCTTaggggctgaccccttgcacaggtgaggcataaatgcaattttgttgtgtgcagtgttcacttgtgtgctgtggtgtcacaatggcaatggtagctggagttttccagttgggctttcgctttcgctttcatatggtgaattcaggtaaattgggccactttgggccattcgcttatatgcataAAAAAAAAGTGGCTCAATTTACCAGAATTCGCACCCTGCCTATCAATTCTACGTGTGTAATGAGTTGGAATTAATATTGACATTTAAAAAACAGTTAAAGTATATAATGGTTTGATGATTAATATTATAAATGTGATATAATGGTTTAAATGAGTATTAGACAAATGTAAGTGTTNNNNNNNNNNNNNNNNNNNNNNNNNNNNNNNNNNNNNNNNNNNNNNNNNNNNNNNNNNNNNNNNNNNNNNNNNNNNNNNNNNNNNNNNNNNNNNNNNNNCACTTGTACACATGCAGTTTGTTAAACGACAAAGGCAATTATTCTAGAGCTGTTTTGTTGAACTTTATCAGTATATAGCTGAAATCTTTTTGAAACTCTGATTTTACATGGCTTTCTGACCTGCAGAAAGTCTCTCTGCAACATCTAAAATTCTAATTTATTACCCACTGCTCTTAATAAGACTTCACTCTTTAATATTTTCCCACATATTACAATTCTTGAAAATTAATGCTGGGACAAAACGAAGACTAAGTCCCACAAATTACAAACCCAAGCCTGTTTCTTAGAATATGTTCAGCAGTTCAAATTACCAAATGGTAAAAGGGTTATTATTTTGTATGCAGTAATATATGGGTTTGAAAAGGGAGAGATTGATGACCGAGACCCATCTCATTTAGAGAAGTAATTGGCTTAATAGGCAGCTGAGGTGCCGATATCTGCGCTGCCTGGTGTAGCTGTAAAACACTCATTCTTATTCTTACATTCTCCCATATGAAATAGAAATACATGAAACATACTAAAATGATGTGTTTTTTAAGTCCTATATGGTTCATATTATACTATTACATAATATACTATTAAAGTGGTTCATTTCTGTTCGTCTACATCTACAATGCCGTTATTGTAACATATAAACATTTTTTATGTTACAAtggaatgtgtactgtatgtgtgctcacTCATATATGACGAAAATAAGACATGGGCCACTCTAATAGCACTTCATGAGCGATTGCAAGACTTGAATAGTCATTGAATTGCTTTGTGAgttttacatagcctacagtactgtactatTTGAGCAATGTGCTGAGTGCacgactctaaattaacaccagcaaaccggcagaatgctggtgaaatttcagtttggctggtagaaaagaccaacatactagtcactttgacccgttagtgagtgtgtgtttggctagtacagtaagattatcatctactagccattttggctggtgatgataaAAGTATAgagccctggctgtgtgtgtcttacgtctctcctctctgtcccccatCAGTCCTGTCTACATTAATCTTTGCGGTGCGGAGACACAGGAAGAGGACCCAGGAGAAGCTCTCCGCGGACGAGATGGACACCCTGGAGTATTCTGAGAAAGTCCTGAGGTATTCCGAACCCACCAGCAGCCAGACCAACGGGTGCCGAACAATGCCGGGTCCGGTGGTGCCCCTTCGCCCGCACCCCAAACGGCGGGATCGTCGTCTCCGGCGCGAGGAGGTGGCGGCGAGCATCCGCATGTCCCTGCGGCACTCCCACCTCATCGGGCCCGAGGACGAGGTCTTCCGGCAGTTTATAATGGACCGGCTGGAGGAGGCCGACCAGGACCCCTATGCAGCGCCGTTCGACTGCCTGCGGTCGTACGCCTTTGAGGGGACAGGGTCCACCACGGGGTCCCTGAGCTCCATAGAGTCCTTCAGTACCTTTGGTTATGAGGGTGGTGGGACCGCAGAGAGGCCGCGAGATCCCGCtcccaccacacccaccacacgGTTCCTCAGACTCACACCCTGGCTGGGGGCAGCAGAGGAAGAGACCAGTTTCTGAATAAATAATATAAGAGATCAATAAGGGAATCAGTTATTAAAATAGCTGTGTAAAGGGACTCTCCACACTGCATTCATTATAGTACAGCACACCGTTTCTCAACACACTTTGCTTTGGACTTTCTTCAACATCACCTGGCATTCTTCAATACGTAGCTCATCAAGTTTCAATGACTTTGACACAACCTGACACAGTAGCACCAAAATATGCTTCTGTCATTATGTTGACAGCGCTAAGGATCTATCACAGATTCCCAGGGCTTCATTAAGTCCTTGAATATCAGGTGTGGTGGGACTGTGAGATCTTGGGATCCTTCACTCTCCACACGGTTCCTCTGACTGATGCCCTGGCAGGGTGCAGCAGAGGAGGAAAccagttttattttattatatttttatattttatttctgaATAAATTGGAGATCAACTAGAAAtgccctcagagagtgcagaactcagccaaggaagctgtttgatagaacattcgaCTATGTAACACCCTATAGAAACCGGAGAACcttggaaactggaatgtcaaaattcgcactgtcccgcaattcaatttgccgtcactaggggcatctagatttctagtctagcaatgctgaagaatcttaaaaaattcctggttccagatcgttatccggatcatcaccaaaatgtaatcacttgttcctctggtcatttccaacaactccataaagtttcatccaaatcctttcataactttttgagttatcctgctgacagacaacctAACAAACAGACAGTCTGACAAACCAAaaggaccgaaaacataacctccttggccgaGGTAATAAGGAAATCACTTTAATAGCTTGATGTATGAGCCTTGAACCTTTCCACACTGGATCCAGCACAGTAAATATACCACAAGACTTTTCTCCACATTACATATAATCTCTGTTCCATCTTTTCTTTGA is part of the Engraulis encrasicolus isolate BLACKSEA-1 chromosome 9, IST_EnEncr_1.0, whole genome shotgun sequence genome and encodes:
- the LOC134454937 gene encoding cadherin-19-like, producing the protein MDTLEYSEKVLRYSEPTSSQTNGCRTMPGPVVPLRPHPKRRDRRLRREEVAASIRMSLRHSHLIGPEDEVFRQFIMDRLEEADQDPYAAPFDCLRSYAFEGTGSTTGSLSSIESFSTFGYEGGGTAERPRDPAPTTPTTRFLRLTPWLGAAEEETSF